A region of Curvibacter sp. AEP1-3 DNA encodes the following proteins:
- the pncB gene encoding nicotinate phosphoribosyltransferase, with the protein MIITSLLDTDLYKFTMMQVVLHQFPGAQVEYRFKCRNPGMDLAAHATEIREEIRSLCSLQFQESELAYLRSMRFIKSDFVDFLGLFRLNEKYITVTPLANGELDISIVGPWLHTILFEIPVLAIVNEVYFRNTQRVPDFVEGRKRLETKIEQLRAEGLEDLKIADYGTRRRFSRAWHDEVLRVLSAKLGTLQSPGNAVGRPGQLAGTSNVLLAMKLGLTPLGTMAHEYLQASQALGPRLRDSQIFAFESWAREYRGDLGIALSDVYGMNAFLRDFDMFFCKLFDGARHDSGDPFTWGERMIDHYLRNRVNPRTKTLIFSDGLTIPRTIELYQQFRGRCQLAFGIGTNLTNDLGYTPLQIVIKMVRCNGQPVAKLSDTPSKNMCDEEKYLAYLRQVFEIPSPVEATAMPTTQPPVSA; encoded by the coding sequence ATGATCATCACCAGTTTGCTGGACACCGACCTCTACAAATTCACCATGATGCAAGTGGTGCTGCATCAGTTTCCGGGGGCGCAGGTGGAGTACCGCTTCAAGTGCCGCAACCCGGGCATGGATCTGGCGGCGCATGCGACTGAGATCCGCGAGGAAATCCGTTCCCTGTGCAGCCTTCAGTTCCAGGAGAGCGAGCTGGCCTATCTGCGGTCCATGCGCTTTATCAAAAGCGACTTCGTGGACTTTCTGGGGCTGTTCCGCCTGAACGAAAAGTACATCACCGTCACCCCCCTGGCCAATGGCGAGTTGGACATCAGCATCGTCGGGCCGTGGCTCCACACCATCCTGTTTGAGATCCCGGTGTTGGCCATCGTGAACGAGGTGTACTTCCGCAACACCCAGCGCGTGCCGGACTTCGTGGAAGGGCGCAAGCGCCTGGAAACCAAGATCGAGCAGTTGCGCGCTGAGGGCTTGGAAGACCTGAAGATTGCCGATTACGGCACCCGCCGCCGCTTCTCCCGCGCCTGGCACGACGAAGTGCTGCGCGTGCTCAGCGCCAAGCTGGGCACTCTGCAAAGCCCCGGCAATGCGGTGGGGCGCCCTGGTCAGTTGGCCGGTACCAGCAATGTATTGCTCGCCATGAAGCTGGGGCTCACGCCACTGGGCACCATGGCCCACGAATACCTGCAAGCCTCTCAGGCTTTGGGCCCGCGCTTGCGGGACAGCCAGATATTTGCCTTCGAGTCCTGGGCCCGGGAGTACCGCGGCGACCTGGGCATTGCGCTCAGCGATGTGTACGGCATGAACGCCTTTCTGCGCGACTTTGACATGTTTTTCTGCAAGCTCTTCGACGGCGCGCGCCACGACAGTGGCGACCCATTCACCTGGGGCGAGCGCATGATCGACCACTACCTGCGCAACCGGGTCAACCCGCGCACCAAAACCTTGATCTTCAGCGACGGCTTGACCATTCCCCGCACCATCGAGCTCTACCAGCAGTTCCGCGGGCGCTGCCAGCTGGCCTTCGGCATCGGCACTAATCTGACCAATGATCTGGGCTACACGCCGCTGCAAATCGTCATCAAGATGGTGCGTTGCAACGGCCAGCCGGTGGCCAAGCTCTCCGACACACCGTCCAAGAACATGTGCGATGAAGAGAAATACTTGGCCTACCTGCGCCAGGTGTTTGAAATCCCAAGCCCGGTGGAAGCCACCGCCATGCCCACCACCCAACCCCCTGTTTCAGCATGA
- a CDS encoding TIGR00730 family Rossman fold protein: MENTQNLNESRIANAWADLQNHSDQGGALDQDAYRLAFADPEFLLRRETRGIRIQLEMLKPDLDQAAQGVDNTVVVFGSARFPSPEDAEAFAQAAEASGDAQQIALSKRHLRNAKHYDNARLFARLVAGHSARKPREERLFICTGGGPGIMEAANRGAHEMGALTPGLNITLPHEQRANPYVTPSLSFKFHYFATRKMHFMMRAKALVAFPGGFGTLDELFEVITLVQTKKAKPVPIILFGTDYWKRLINMDVLVEEGAISPEDLNLLHYTDDPQDAWDTIRNFYGLPV, from the coding sequence ATGGAAAACACGCAAAACCTCAACGAAAGCCGTATCGCCAACGCCTGGGCGGACCTGCAAAACCATTCTGACCAGGGCGGCGCCCTGGACCAAGACGCCTACCGCCTGGCCTTTGCAGACCCTGAATTCCTGCTCCGCCGCGAGACCCGTGGCATCCGCATCCAGCTGGAGATGCTCAAGCCCGACCTGGACCAGGCCGCCCAAGGCGTGGACAACACCGTGGTGGTATTCGGGAGCGCACGATTCCCTTCACCCGAAGATGCTGAAGCGTTCGCGCAAGCTGCCGAGGCCTCTGGCGATGCACAGCAAATCGCCCTGTCCAAGCGCCATCTGCGCAACGCCAAGCACTACGACAATGCCCGCCTGTTTGCCCGCCTGGTTGCGGGCCACAGCGCCCGCAAACCCCGCGAGGAGCGCCTGTTCATCTGCACCGGTGGCGGCCCCGGCATCATGGAAGCGGCCAACCGGGGCGCCCACGAGATGGGTGCACTCACCCCCGGCCTGAACATCACCCTGCCGCATGAGCAACGGGCCAACCCTTACGTGACGCCGTCCTTGAGCTTCAAGTTCCACTACTTCGCCACCCGCAAGATGCATTTCATGATGCGTGCCAAAGCGCTGGTGGCTTTTCCCGGCGGCTTCGGCACCCTGGACGAGCTGTTTGAAGTGATCACGCTGGTACAGACCAAAAAGGCCAAGCCGGTGCCCATCATCCTGTTCGGCACCGACTACTGGAAACGCCTGATCAACATGGATGTGCTGGTGGAGGAAGGCGCAATTTCGCCCGAAGACCTGAACCTGCTGCACTACACCGACGACCCGCAGGACGCCTGGGACACCATCCGCAACTTTTACGGACTGCCCGTGTGA
- a CDS encoding 2-hydroxyacid dehydrogenase: MTSSSSKPRILISRAIFPEVLARLEAVFEVEHNQADAVWSAQDLTARLQGKDGVLTTGGERISAELLQACPQLKICANMAVGFNNFDVPAMTASGVQGTNAPDVLTETTADFGFALMMATARRMAESEHFLRAGLWKRWSYDMFCGSDIHGATLGILGMGRIGQGIARRGFHGFGMKVIYHNRSRLDAGLESACGAQYVDKATLLAQADHLVLVLPYSAESHHSIGAAELAQMKPTATLTNIARGGIVDDSALAQALRRGQIAAAGLDVFEGEPQVHPDLLTLPNVVLTPHIASATLATRRAMAQLAADNLLRFFATGEVLTPVNTLGAVRR, encoded by the coding sequence ATGACATCATCAAGCTCCAAGCCCCGCATCCTGATCAGCCGGGCCATCTTCCCGGAAGTACTCGCCCGGTTGGAGGCGGTGTTCGAGGTAGAACACAACCAGGCGGACGCTGTCTGGTCTGCTCAGGACTTGACCGCCCGTCTGCAAGGCAAAGATGGCGTTCTCACCACCGGCGGCGAGCGCATCAGCGCCGAGCTGCTGCAGGCTTGCCCTCAACTCAAAATCTGCGCCAACATGGCTGTGGGGTTTAACAACTTCGATGTGCCGGCCATGACGGCCAGCGGCGTGCAGGGCACCAATGCCCCGGATGTGCTCACCGAGACCACCGCCGACTTCGGCTTCGCGCTGATGATGGCCACCGCCCGCCGCATGGCCGAGAGCGAGCACTTTTTGCGCGCCGGTTTGTGGAAGCGCTGGAGCTACGACATGTTTTGTGGCAGCGACATCCATGGCGCCACACTCGGCATTCTGGGGATGGGGCGCATCGGGCAGGGTATTGCGCGGCGCGGCTTCCATGGCTTCGGCATGAAGGTGATTTATCACAACCGCAGCCGGCTCGATGCGGGGCTGGAATCCGCGTGCGGCGCGCAGTATGTAGACAAAGCGACGCTGCTCGCGCAAGCTGACCATCTGGTGCTGGTGTTGCCGTACTCGGCGGAATCGCACCATAGCATCGGTGCGGCGGAGTTGGCGCAGATGAAGCCCACCGCCACCCTGACCAACATTGCGCGCGGCGGCATTGTGGATGATTCGGCGCTGGCCCAGGCCCTGCGCCGCGGGCAGATTGCCGCGGCCGGGCTGGACGTGTTTGAAGGCGAACCCCAAGTGCACCCGGACTTGCTGACCCTCCCTAACGTGGTGCTGACCCCGCACATTGCCAGCGCGACCCTGGCCACGCGCCGGGCCATGGCCCAGCTGGCCGCTGACAACTTGCTGCGCTTTTTTGCGACCGGCGAGGTGCTCACCCCGGTGAACACACTGGGCGCCGTGCGGCGTTGA
- a CDS encoding nitroreductase, with translation MTAAIVDDAIRSRMSARAFLPKAVAREDIEAILDVASRAPSGTNCQPWKVYVLQGASRDALVDKTCAAHDAIRATPELAAQYQEEYDYYPAQWVSPYIDRRRENGWGLYGLLGIGKADKDKMHAQHQRNFRFFDAPVGLMFTVDKVMGRGSLVDYGAFLQNIMVAARGRGLHTCPQAAWNGFSSIILPHIGAGEGEMLVCGMSLGYADPDAPVNTFHTPRVPVADFTRWVE, from the coding sequence ATGACTGCAGCTATCGTCGATGACGCCATCCGCTCCCGCATGTCCGCCCGGGCCTTTCTGCCCAAGGCTGTTGCCCGGGAAGATATTGAAGCCATTCTGGACGTAGCCAGCCGCGCGCCTTCGGGTACCAACTGCCAACCTTGGAAGGTCTACGTGCTGCAAGGTGCGAGCCGCGATGCGCTGGTGGATAAAACCTGCGCCGCGCACGACGCGATCCGCGCCACCCCCGAGCTGGCTGCGCAGTACCAGGAGGAGTACGACTACTACCCCGCCCAGTGGGTCAGCCCCTATATAGACCGCCGTCGCGAGAACGGTTGGGGGCTCTATGGCTTGTTGGGCATCGGCAAGGCCGACAAAGACAAAATGCACGCCCAGCACCAGCGCAACTTCCGCTTCTTCGATGCGCCGGTGGGCCTGATGTTCACCGTCGACAAGGTCATGGGGCGCGGCTCGTTGGTGGACTACGGCGCGTTTCTGCAAAACATCATGGTGGCAGCGCGAGGGCGCGGCCTTCACACCTGCCCGCAGGCGGCGTGGAACGGCTTCTCCAGCATCATCCTTCCGCACATCGGGGCAGGTGAGGGCGAGATGCTGGTCTGCGGTATGTCGCTGGGCTACGCCGACCCGGATGCGCCGGTCAACACCTTCCACACTCCCCGCGTTCCGGTAGCCGACTTCACCCGCTGGGTGGAATGA
- a CDS encoding MFS transporter, giving the protein MSGHVCLHASMAGMRLAAPLWALQQGYGPLAVGFLLALFSLSQVFLALPAGRFADRHGLRKPVSWAVVASISGATAAALYPHFAVLCFAALMMGGATGSAAIALQRHVGRAAADATDLRRVFSWLSIGPAISNFLGPVCAGLLIDHAGVWLGGKVADHNGFVAAFALTALLPSLAWCCVRTTRELEPVVHAGGVPPSAWPLFKEPMMRRLLLVNWLLSSCWDVHTFVVPVLGHERGYSASVIGTILGAFAVAAAVVRVFLPLLASRLREWAVVTTAMVVTALLFAVYPLMPSAWAMGVCSVLLGLTLGTVQPMIMSTLHQITPHALHGQAIALRLMTINLSSVLMPMLFGTAGVVVGVSVVFWTVGALVGLGSHAAWRLRAGPHTGSP; this is encoded by the coding sequence ATCAGCGGCCATGTGTGCCTGCATGCCAGCATGGCGGGCATGCGACTGGCTGCGCCGCTGTGGGCCTTGCAGCAGGGCTACGGACCGTTGGCGGTGGGTTTTTTGCTGGCCTTGTTTTCTTTGTCGCAGGTGTTTCTGGCTTTACCGGCCGGGCGCTTTGCGGACCGGCATGGCTTGCGCAAGCCGGTGTCCTGGGCGGTGGTGGCGTCCATTTCCGGGGCCACTGCGGCTGCCCTGTATCCGCATTTCGCCGTGCTGTGTTTTGCGGCGCTGATGATGGGTGGCGCTACCGGTTCTGCCGCCATTGCCTTGCAGCGCCACGTGGGGCGGGCGGCCGCGGACGCCACCGATTTGCGCCGCGTGTTCAGCTGGCTGTCTATCGGGCCCGCGATTTCCAACTTTCTGGGCCCGGTGTGCGCAGGCTTGTTGATTGACCACGCCGGTGTTTGGCTGGGCGGCAAGGTGGCCGACCACAACGGTTTTGTGGCTGCGTTTGCGCTGACGGCGCTGCTGCCATCGTTGGCTTGGTGCTGTGTGCGGACCACGCGGGAGCTGGAACCCGTGGTGCATGCGGGTGGCGTGCCCCCCAGTGCCTGGCCCCTGTTCAAAGAGCCGATGATGCGCCGCCTGTTGTTGGTGAACTGGTTGCTCTCCAGCTGCTGGGACGTGCACACCTTTGTGGTGCCGGTGCTGGGGCATGAGCGTGGATACAGCGCTTCGGTCATAGGCACCATCCTTGGTGCTTTTGCGGTGGCTGCAGCGGTGGTGCGGGTTTTTCTGCCGCTGCTGGCGTCGCGCCTGCGCGAATGGGCGGTGGTCACCACGGCCATGGTGGTGACGGCGCTGCTATTTGCGGTCTATCCCTTGATGCCCAGCGCCTGGGCCATGGGCGTGTGCTCGGTGTTGCTGGGGCTGACGCTGGGTACGGTGCAACCCATGATCATGAGCACCCTGCACCAGATCACGCCGCATGCGCTGCACGGCCAAGCGATTGCGCTGCGGCTGATGACCATCAACCTCTCCAGCGTGCTCATGCCCATGCTCTTTGGCACGGCGGGTGTGGTGGTGGGGGTGTCGGTGGTGTTCTGGACCGTAGGTGCCCTGGTGGGGCTGGGTTCACACGCAGCCTGGCGGTTGCGTGCAGGGCCTCACACGGGCAGTCCGTAA
- the rmuC gene encoding DNA recombination protein RmuC, producing MTEWMVVAGVVLGLLQLVLLVLLLRGRAGTDPQAHAQELAQQEARQELLARLQSSSERVERELRREVQESARSGRQELAQNLATFQQSLVQQTAEATRTQNTQIDAFGQQLALLQKTLSDTLANQLSALSESNARRMAEVRQTLDAQLAQLQTTNSAKLDEMRATVDEKLQTTLQARLGESFKQVAERLEQVHKGLGEMQSLAQGVGDLKHLLSNVKTRGMFGEAQLASLLEQVFVPDQYATQVATRPGSKNVVDFAIKLPGKSDNGAPLWLPIDAKFPNEDYERLLDAQGRADAAAAEAAGKALEMRIRLEAKSISEKYVEPPHTTDFAILFLPTEGLYAEVLRRPGLMEALQREHRITLAGPTTLLAMLSSLQMGFRTLALEKRSSEVWQVLGAVKTEFSKFGDVLAKVKSQTETVLKTLDSAEVRSRAMGRALKKVEALPDTQAQALLPIDRDVDRDADLDRDRDADGAGL from the coding sequence ATGACGGAATGGATGGTGGTGGCGGGAGTGGTTTTGGGCCTCTTGCAACTTGTGTTGCTGGTGCTGCTTTTGCGTGGTCGCGCGGGTACTGATCCCCAAGCCCATGCCCAAGAGCTGGCGCAACAGGAGGCACGCCAGGAGCTGTTGGCCCGCCTGCAAAGCAGCAGCGAACGCGTGGAGCGGGAGCTGCGTCGCGAGGTGCAAGAGAGTGCGCGCAGCGGCCGCCAGGAGCTGGCACAAAACCTTGCCACTTTCCAGCAAAGTCTGGTGCAGCAAACCGCCGAAGCCACCCGCACCCAGAACACCCAGATCGACGCCTTCGGCCAGCAACTCGCGCTCTTGCAGAAGACCCTGTCCGACACCCTGGCCAACCAGCTGAGTGCCCTGAGCGAATCCAACGCCCGCCGCATGGCCGAGGTGCGCCAGACCCTCGATGCCCAATTGGCCCAGCTGCAGACCACCAATTCCGCCAAGCTCGACGAGATGCGCGCCACGGTGGACGAGAAGTTGCAGACCACCTTGCAAGCCCGTTTGGGCGAGAGCTTCAAGCAAGTGGCCGAGCGGCTGGAGCAGGTGCACAAAGGGCTGGGCGAAATGCAGTCGCTCGCGCAGGGCGTGGGCGACTTGAAGCATCTGCTCTCCAACGTCAAAACCCGTGGCATGTTCGGTGAGGCCCAACTGGCATCCCTCTTGGAGCAAGTGTTTGTGCCCGACCAATACGCCACGCAGGTCGCCACCCGCCCCGGCAGCAAAAACGTGGTGGACTTCGCCATCAAGCTGCCCGGCAAATCGGACAACGGCGCCCCTTTGTGGCTGCCGATTGACGCCAAGTTCCCCAACGAAGACTACGAGCGCCTGCTCGACGCGCAGGGCAGGGCGGATGCCGCCGCTGCCGAGGCCGCCGGCAAGGCGCTGGAAATGCGCATCCGGCTGGAGGCCAAGTCGATTTCCGAGAAGTATGTGGAGCCCCCGCACACCACCGACTTCGCCATCCTTTTCCTGCCGACCGAAGGCCTGTACGCTGAAGTGCTGCGCCGCCCCGGCCTGATGGAAGCTTTGCAGCGTGAGCACCGCATTACCCTGGCCGGGCCCACCACCTTGCTGGCCATGCTCAGTTCCTTGCAAATGGGCTTTCGAACGCTGGCCTTGGAAAAGCGCTCCAGCGAGGTGTGGCAAGTGCTAGGTGCTGTCAAAACCGAGTTCAGCAAGTTCGGCGATGTGCTGGCCAAGGTCAAGTCGCAAACCGAGACCGTGCTCAAAACCCTGGACAGTGCCGAAGTGCGCAGCCGCGCCATGGGGCGGGCACTCAAAAAGGTGGAGGCCCTGCCGGACACCCAGGCGCAGGCTTTGTTGCCCATTGATCGCGATGTGGACCGTGATGCTGACCTTGATAGGGACCGGGATGCCGACGGCGCCGGCCTATGA
- the efp gene encoding elongation factor P produces the protein MKIAQEIRAGNVIMHGKDPMVVLKTEYSRGGRNSATVRMKLKSLIANFGTEVVFKADDKMDQIILDKKDCTYSYFADPLYVWMDADYNQYEVEAENMGDSLNYLEDGMTAEVVFYEGKAISVELPTSVEREITWTEPAVKGDTSGKVLKPAKIATGFEIGVPIFVAQGDRVEIDTRTGEYRKRV, from the coding sequence ATGAAAATCGCACAAGAAATCCGCGCCGGCAATGTGATCATGCACGGCAAAGACCCCATGGTCGTCCTGAAAACCGAATACAGCCGCGGCGGCCGCAACTCTGCCACCGTGCGCATGAAGCTCAAGAGCCTGATCGCTAACTTCGGTACCGAAGTGGTATTCAAGGCCGACGACAAGATGGACCAGATCATTCTGGACAAGAAGGATTGCACTTACTCCTACTTCGCTGATCCCCTGTATGTTTGGATGGATGCCGACTACAACCAGTACGAAGTCGAAGCCGAAAACATGGGCGACTCCCTGAACTACCTGGAAGACGGCATGACCGCCGAAGTGGTTTTCTACGAAGGCAAAGCCATCTCCGTCGAACTGCCCACTAGCGTGGAACGTGAAATCACCTGGACTGAGCCTGCTGTGAAGGGTGATACCTCCGGCAAGGTGCTCAAGCCTGCCAAGATCGCCACCGGTTTCGAAATCGGCGTGCCAATATTCGTGGCCCAAGGCGACCGCGTTGAAATCGACACCCGTACCGGCGAATATCGCAAACGCGTCTAA
- the uvrC gene encoding excinuclease ABC subunit UvrC, which translates to MSDTHPEELLREVAALPSLPGVYRYFDADGQVLYVGKAISLKKRVSSYFQKNHGGTRIGHMVSKIVRMETTVVRSEAEALLLENNLIKTLNPKYNILFRDDKSYPYLKMTGTPLVPKNMAPADAAAPARAPQPVEFARVSYYRGAVEKKHRYFGPYPSAWAVKEAILLMQKVFRLRTCEDSIFANRTRPCLLYQIKRCSGPCVGHIQPLDYAQDVANAERFLRGEAQDVMRGLESRMMAHAEKLEFEKAAELRNQVAALSNVLHQQSVDNVSDRDVDILAVKVQGGKACVNLAMVRGGRHLGDRAYFPVHVEDASAMESAEEGVATASVEVQVLEAFIAQHYIQVPMPSVLVVSEPVSKGLMQALAEQTGVKASAIHQPREQRRAWLDMAQTNAGLQLARLLAEEGSQQARTRALADALDLALENLDELRIECFDISHTAGEATQASCVVFQHHKMQNAEYRRFNIDGITGGDDYAAMRQVLTRRYSKIAEAIREAKHSGTPPSNSARLPDLVLVDGGKGQVSMAKEVFESLGLDLSLIVGVEKGEGRKVGLEELVFADGRDKVYLGADSAALMLVAQIRDEAHRFAITGMRAARAKVRTGGSKLEEIPGIGPKRRARLLQRFGGVRGVEQASAQDIASVEGISRELAEEIYRALH; encoded by the coding sequence ATGAGTGATACCCATCCTGAAGAGTTGCTGCGCGAAGTGGCAGCGCTCCCGTCCCTGCCCGGCGTGTACCGCTATTTCGATGCCGACGGGCAGGTGCTTTATGTCGGCAAGGCCATCAGCCTGAAAAAACGGGTCAGCAGCTATTTCCAGAAAAACCATGGCGGCACCCGCATCGGGCACATGGTGAGCAAGATCGTGCGCATGGAGACCACCGTGGTGCGCTCTGAGGCGGAGGCGCTGCTGCTGGAAAACAACCTCATCAAGACGCTGAACCCCAAGTACAACATCCTGTTTCGCGACGACAAGAGCTACCCGTATTTGAAGATGACCGGCACCCCGCTGGTGCCCAAGAACATGGCGCCCGCCGATGCTGCTGCTCCGGCGCGCGCGCCACAGCCAGTGGAGTTCGCCCGCGTGTCCTACTACCGTGGCGCGGTGGAAAAAAAGCACCGCTACTTCGGCCCTTACCCCAGCGCCTGGGCGGTGAAGGAGGCCATTCTGCTGATGCAGAAGGTGTTCCGCCTGCGCACTTGTGAAGATTCGATTTTTGCGAACCGCACCCGGCCCTGTTTGCTGTACCAGATCAAGCGCTGTTCCGGTCCGTGCGTCGGCCATATCCAGCCGCTGGACTACGCGCAGGACGTAGCGAATGCCGAGCGCTTCCTGCGGGGAGAAGCACAGGATGTGATGCGGGGCCTGGAGTCCCGCATGATGGCGCATGCCGAGAAGCTGGAGTTTGAGAAGGCTGCTGAGCTGCGCAACCAGGTGGCCGCTTTGTCCAATGTGTTGCACCAGCAGTCGGTGGACAACGTGTCGGACCGGGACGTAGACATCCTGGCCGTCAAGGTGCAAGGTGGCAAGGCGTGCGTGAACCTCGCCATGGTGCGCGGTGGCCGCCATCTGGGCGACCGGGCGTACTTTCCAGTGCACGTGGAAGACGCCTCAGCCATGGAGTCTGCGGAAGAGGGCGTGGCCACTGCATCGGTAGAAGTGCAGGTGCTCGAAGCCTTTATTGCCCAGCACTACATCCAGGTGCCCATGCCTTCGGTATTGGTGGTGAGCGAGCCCGTGAGCAAGGGCCTGATGCAGGCGCTGGCAGAGCAAACTGGTGTGAAGGCCTCAGCGATTCATCAGCCCCGCGAGCAGCGGCGCGCGTGGTTGGACATGGCTCAAACCAACGCCGGCTTGCAGCTGGCACGCTTGTTGGCCGAAGAGGGTTCGCAGCAGGCGCGTACCCGCGCGCTTGCAGATGCCCTGGACCTTGCGCTCGAGAACCTCGACGAATTGCGCATCGAGTGCTTCGACATCTCACACACGGCGGGCGAGGCTACGCAGGCCTCTTGCGTGGTCTTTCAGCACCACAAAATGCAAAACGCCGAGTACCGGCGTTTCAACATCGACGGCATCACCGGCGGGGACGACTACGCGGCCATGCGGCAAGTGCTCACGCGACGTTACAGCAAGATTGCCGAGGCGATCCGGGAGGCCAAGCACAGCGGCACCCCGCCCAGCAATAGTGCGCGCCTACCTGACTTGGTGTTGGTGGATGGCGGCAAAGGGCAGGTGTCCATGGCCAAAGAGGTTTTTGAGAGCTTGGGGCTGGACCTGTCGCTGATTGTGGGTGTTGAAAAAGGCGAGGGCCGCAAGGTAGGCTTGGAGGAGCTGGTGTTTGCCGACGGTCGGGACAAGGTCTATCTGGGGGCCGATTCAGCGGCCCTGATGTTGGTGGCGCAAATCCGCGATGAGGCCCACCGCTTCGCGATTACCGGAATGCGCGCTGCGCGGGCCAAGGTACGCACCGGCGGCAGCAAGCTGGAGGAAATTCCCGGGATTGGCCCCAAACGGCGCGCCAGGCTGTTGCAGCGCTTTGGTGGCGTGCGCGGGGTGGAGCAGGCCAGCGCACAGGACATCGCATCGGTCGAAGGCATATCGCGTGAACTTGCAGAGGAAATCTACCGGGCGTTGCACTAA
- the earP gene encoding elongation factor P maturation arginine rhamnosyltransferase EarP has product MSSKPASPLPEPQTPAPAWLWDVFCQVIDNYGDIGVCWRLCADIAQRGHTVRFWVDDSSALDWMAPGARQGQWSGISVRAWEEAADAAKLRDLPPADVWIEGFGCHIAPEFIAARAHSMSANALNDTKPPAWINLEYLSAEDYVERCHALPSPVMQGPAKGWTKHFYYPGFTAGTGGLLREPSFEERQHGLDDSWRGAWLADQGVAWTGERLISLFCYEPAALAKALADWMRADTSTLLLVTPGRARHALAQALPQAEAMTGTALHNSHLRLHYLEALSHPEFDALLQCCDLNFVRGEDSLVRALWAGQPFVWHIYPQDDGAHAEKLAAFLDCMGADATVRRLHAAWNGLPPIHNAPGQQTVLDWGRLPLSAWRQQVQGWRDRLRQQPDLVSSLVSFVEKRR; this is encoded by the coding sequence ATGTCCTCCAAGCCAGCCAGCCCGCTCCCCGAGCCACAAACCCCAGCCCCTGCATGGCTATGGGATGTGTTCTGCCAAGTCATCGACAACTATGGCGACATCGGCGTGTGCTGGCGCTTGTGTGCTGACATTGCGCAACGCGGCCATACCGTGCGCTTCTGGGTGGATGACAGCAGCGCGCTGGACTGGATGGCCCCCGGAGCCCGCCAAGGCCAATGGTCCGGCATCAGCGTGCGGGCATGGGAAGAAGCCGCGGACGCTGCCAAGCTGCGCGATCTCCCGCCCGCCGATGTGTGGATTGAAGGTTTCGGATGCCATATTGCTCCTGAATTTATAGCTGCTCGCGCACATTCCATGAGCGCTAACGCCCTAAATGACACTAAACCACCTGCCTGGATCAATCTGGAATACCTGTCAGCCGAAGACTATGTGGAACGCTGCCACGCACTGCCCTCACCGGTGATGCAAGGTCCTGCAAAAGGCTGGACCAAGCACTTTTATTACCCCGGCTTCACCGCAGGCACTGGAGGCCTCTTGCGCGAGCCGAGCTTTGAAGAACGGCAACACGGGCTGGATGACTCCTGGCGCGGCGCATGGCTGGCCGACCAAGGCGTAGCCTGGACAGGCGAGCGCCTGATCAGCCTCTTTTGCTATGAACCGGCCGCCCTTGCGAAGGCCTTGGCCGACTGGATGCGCGCCGACACATCTACCTTGCTGCTGGTGACGCCGGGGCGGGCAAGACATGCGCTTGCACAGGCGCTCCCCCAAGCGGAGGCCATGACCGGCACGGCGCTTCACAATAGCCATCTGCGTCTTCACTACCTCGAAGCCTTGAGCCACCCTGAGTTCGACGCCCTGCTGCAGTGCTGCGACCTCAACTTCGTGCGGGGAGAAGACTCACTGGTACGCGCCCTCTGGGCCGGCCAACCGTTTGTCTGGCACATCTACCCCCAGGACGATGGCGCACATGCCGAAAAACTCGCCGCCTTTCTGGACTGCATGGGTGCAGACGCCACCGTTCGCCGGCTCCATGCGGCATGGAATGGACTGCCACCGATTCACAACGCCCCAGGCCAGCAAACAGTGCTGGATTGGGGCCGCTTGCCGCTGAGTGCATGGCGTCAACAGGTACAAGGCTGGCGCGACCGGCTGCGCCAGCAGCCCGACTTGGTAAGCAGCCTGGTCAGTTTTGTGGAGAAAAGGCGATAA